One stretch of Rhizoctonia solani chromosome 8, complete sequence DNA includes these proteins:
- a CDS encoding tyrosinase — translation MFLATRHNLFLWTGLFIALPGVLLAPTKGPKCTKPAIRREWRTLPPSQQDAFHKAVKCLQTKPSRIQSGGVSKTLYDDYTYIHLQLEPLIHQVAALYPWHRYFNSLREKDMQACGYTQSHPYWDWTRDAASASAFRNASIFDPIHGFGSHSAPEGNTTVVCVDNGPYAGFQLNVPEPHCLGRGFTVTDEMVGNWTSSTVNQILEYPDFVNFWNTSERQPHNLIHFAIGGDVFEKYSPNDPIFFLHHAQFDRLWTLWQGRNATRLSDYQGNTIQNTTVFNATLQDTLDFMGLGDNRSVESVMDTLSNGLCYKYDDDE, via the exons ATGTTCTTGGCTACTCGGCACAACTTGTTCCTCTGGACTGGTCTCTTTATTGCCTTGCCTGGTGTACTTCTAGCACCTACCAAGGGGCCTAAGTGCACCAAACCGGCTATTCGTCGCGAGTGGAGGACTCTCCCGCCGTCCCAGCAGGACGCCTTCCACAAGGCCGTCAAGTGTCTGCAGACCAAGCCCAGCAGAATACAGTCTGGAGGAGTGAGCAAGACGCTGTACGACGACTATACCTACATTCATCTCCAGCTAGAACCATTGA TTCACCAAGTTGCCGCGCTGTATCCCTGGCACCGTTACTTTAACTCTCTACGTGAAAAG GATATGCAGGCGTGTGGATACACACAGTCGCATCCTTACTGGGATTGGACACGCGACGCAGCCAGCGCGTCCGCGTTCAGAAACGCGAGCATCTTCGATCCTATTCATGGATTCGGGAGTCATAGCGCTCCTGAAGGCAACACCACGGTGGTCTGCGTCGACAACGGGCCATATGCCGGATTCCAG TTGAATGTACCTGAACCGCATTGCCTGGGACGTGGCTTCACCGTAACTGATGAAATGGTCGGTAACTGGACAAGCTCGACGGTGAACCAAATCTTGGAATACCCGGACTTTGTGAACTTTTGGAACACCTCGGAGA GGCAACCTCACAACCTTATCCACTTTGCTATCGGCGGTGATGTGTTTGAAAAGTACTCGCCCAACGACCCGATT TTCTTCCTGCATCACGCACAGTTTGATCGTCTGTGGACGCTCTGGCAGGGCAGAAACGCCACTCGGCTGTCGGACTACCAGGGAAATACGATCCAGAACACGACTGTCTTCAACGCGACTTTGCAAGATACGCTGGACTTTATGGGACTCGGTGACAACCGATCGGTCGAGAGTGTGATGGACACCCTGTCGAACGGGCTGTGCTACAAG tacgacgacgacgagtgA